Proteins from a single region of Osmerus eperlanus chromosome 26, fOsmEpe2.1, whole genome shotgun sequence:
- the rgs5a gene encoding regulator of G-protein signaling 5a — MCRGLAALPQSCLERAKEIKTKLGTLLQKPENAIDLIIPYPEKPEKKPEKLQKPTPEEASQWRESLDRVLNNGYGLATFRSFLRSEFSEENVEFWAACEDFKKTKSPPKMADKAKKIYEDFIQTEGPREVNIDHFTKDVTLRNLVDLSPATFDLAQKRIFALMEKDSFGRFLRSELYQELLEN, encoded by the exons GGCTAAAGAGATCAAGACCAAATTGGGCACTCTGCTCCAGAAACCAGAGAATGCCATCGACCTCATCATCCCCTACCCGGAGAAGCCGGAGAAGAAGCCGGAAAAGCTTCAGAA GCCCACCCCGGAGGAAGCTTCTCAGTGGCGTGAATCTCTGGACCGTGTGCTGAACAACGGCT ATGGTCTGGCCACCTTCAGGAGCTTCCTCAGGTCCGAGTTCAGCGAGGAGAACGTCGAGTTCTGGGCGGCCTGCGAGGACTTCAAGAAGACCAAGTCTCCCCCCAAGATGGCCGACAAGGCCAAGAAGATCTACGAGGACTTCATCCAGACCGAGGGGCCGCGTGAG GTTAACATcgaccatttcaccaaggacgtgACCCTGAGAAACCTGGTCGACCTGTCCCCCGCGACCTTTGACCTGGCCCAGAAGAGGATCTTCGCCCTCATGGAGAAGGATTCCTTCGGGCGTTTCCTGAGATCCGAGCTGTACCAGGAGCTGCTGGAGAActaa
- the LOC134013035 gene encoding regulator of G-protein signaling 4-like, producing the protein MCRGLATLPATCLKSARDIKHKIGFLLQKPDLLPDSKNVKDRSIEADRVPGPSKVQKWRESFNNVMNSEDGRTVFADFLKSEFSQENMEFWNACEDYKKTPLNKMAAKAKQIYEQFVEADSPNEVNLDSATREETKQNLQSAGPSCFHDAQIKIFTLMEKDSYRRFLCSKRIQDLSASAGSPAPKEASRGIGCVLGSRQALVSGA; encoded by the exons ATGTGTAGGGGATTAGCAACGCTTCCTGCGACATGTCTGAAGAG TGCCAGAGACATAAAACACAAGATCGGCTTTCTGCTGCAGAAACCAGATCTGCTACCAGACTCCAAGAATGTCAAGGACAGGAGCATAGAGGCAGACAG AGTCCCTGGGCCCTCCAAAGTCCAGAAGTGGCGGGAGTCCTTCAACAACGTGATGAACAGTGAAG atGGTCGCACGGTGTTCGCTGACTTCCTGAAGTCGGAGTTCAGTCAGGAAAACATGGAGTTCTGGAACGCCTGCGAGGACTACAAAAAGACCCCTTtaaacaagatggccgccaagGCCAAACAGATCTACGAGCAGTTTGTGGAGGCAGACTCTCCAAATGAG GTAAACCTGGACTCAGCCACCAGAGAAGAAACCAAACAGAACCTTCAGTCCGCCGGGCCTTCCTGTTTCCACGACGCCCAGATCAAGATCTTCACCCTGATGGAGAAGGACTCCTACAGGCGCTTCTTGTGCTCCAAACGGATCCAGGATCTCAGCGCCTCGGCCGGGTCCCCTGCCCCCAAGGAGGCCTCCAGGGGGATAGGGTGCGTCCTGGGGAGCAGGCAGGCTCTCGTGTCCGGAGCTTAG